CAAACTTTGCAGTGCTCTACTTTGCGAGGATGGGATTTCGGGCCTTGAAATTGAAACCAATGATGGAGATTGGGTTAAGTTGTGTATGCCACCCGGTACTTTCGCCTTCATCATCGGAGATCTTCTTAATGTAATAACATTAATGCACTGCGACTTTAGAATAACAATAAGAAAGTTTTCTTTGATAAGGTTTCAGGATGTAACtcaatgaataaaattataattcaattgaTAAAATGTAAAAGTATAGAAGAATAATTGTGTAATTATTCCAATTAAAAAAATCACGTCATTAATGATTTAGCAGGGTGTTTACCATTAAAAATATAACGAGAATAACGATCTAACAGGGTGATCAAAACAAAAGTAAATGATAACTTTAGTGATTACAACGAAACTTTTTATAGtttgttgataaaaaaaaacACGCTAATAATTGGATGACTCcaactaattgtataatttacctaaaaattaagtataaattaaaaaaaacaataattttttaaaactaaaggAGTTTTGGgaggaaaaaaaatagaagaaaactaCTGCCAGCCCACTTGTATTAAGGTGTTAAAACCAACGGCCATAGTCCAAGTATGAGAGCCTAAATTCTAGACATATattcaatcatttatttattCCCTTTGGTTTCAGCTTTGGACCGTTTATATATATAAACCCACCTAGTCTTGTATGTACACACAATGTCGATTCCCACCAtacttttctttaaaaatcatTAGAGATTAAGGTAAGTTTTACAAATATTTCAGGTGGcagattcttttttcttttaaaaatcaataaacaattgcaaaatatttaaatacaaaaacaaaattttaaaatgtgagttcaatagctaaaattttatgaCAATTTGAATGATTCAAAATTATTAGAGCCAATAAGACAAAATTAAGGGTAAAGGTATCataaaaactctcatatcataagTCAAATTTTActctataaattaaattaaagaataaattccACTCTATTAAGCTATTCCagttaaaatttcatctatttttacggTTAAAAATTTGATCCATATATGTCAACATGAACTGCACCTGATGTAACTCTTTAGTTGGTTTGTCAACCACACTAATTTTTTAACCATagaaatggataaattttttaattaaaaaaaaaactgatttgCTTTTTGACCTAAGGTATAATAACTAATTTAAAAGCAGTAAAATGCAATCTATATCTTGATACAGGGCCTCCATGATTATTTTACCTAAAATTAGGCGACTAATATTGAATTTCGAAATTAAATTGCAGGCGTGGAGTAATGGAAGAATGCATGCAGCAAATCATAGGGTAATGTTGAGTAGAAACGAATATCGATATTCTTTGGGAACATTCGCGGTTCCGGTGGAAGTACCAAAGCAGCAAAAGTGATGGTTGACGAGGAACATCCTCGAGTTTTCAAGGATTTCGATTTCATGGACTTCGTCGATTACGCAAACGCAGGGGGGTTCATTGCTATTCGACTCAGAAGCTGTTCTTATATGCTGCTCTACCcagaaattaagttaaaaattcgaAAAAGTTTTAAGCATTAATGACATAGACATGAAATGGATGGGACTATTCCTAATAAGTAGAGATGATAGCGGGTTGGAAATCTGCAATTATCTGGATTTGAAGCTATTCCGAAAACTTTGCTTAAACTTTATACCTCTCTTTTATCTTCAGTACCAGCTTCCAGGTTTCTTCCATCTCTAGCCATAACAATTGTGCCTTGAGGAACCCCTACAATTGCACAATTCGTATTTCAATCCTAATTCGAAAAAGCAATTCATTCAGGGTTGGACAAATGATATGACACGATTGCATGTCATGCTTGGGAAACAACTATACCAACGAAAATGGATACCAGTTTAGAAGGATCACCTGTTTGTATTGGGATTCGTTCACCGGAACCAGTTGCTTGACTTGCATTACCAGAAACAGCCATCTTTCCCCGAAGTTCACGTGAGAACGCAATGCTTCCTACTGCTTCAGGTTCCCCGCCTGGTGCATAATTTTCACCTGTTCTCACAGCAGATTTAGGAGAGTAGGTTGTCGACCAAGATCCTCCGTTTGATCCAGCCAATGCCATTATTACATCTGCCTGAAATGACCATGCAGCATATAGTTGTCATGACCAGAAATGTATATTAAGAAACAAAATACCAGACAAAATATTGATGTGAAAACGAAATTCTCAAATGATATCTTCTAAGATTCCATAGCTATCAGACATAAAACTGTTCCCATAGCTGAAACACCCAAGAAATGTTGCTCGGACTGGAGCTCAGAACAGTGATTACAGATTCCTATGTCTCACAATCTTCAGTTTCTCAATAATCAAACTAGTTATTGCTTATCGAAAGAACTATATATATAACATCATGTCATCCAGTAGTACCCACATTATTAAATCCCAGATAGTTAAATTTGCACTTATAGAACCCAAATAACACGGTCCTATTTTCTAAGGCTTCATTTTGAAGCCAATGGACCTGTGGTACAGTGCAATTGAGCACCTTTATGCTGCAACCACGTGCTATCTTCTAAACTAGCTTTAATGGTAAGCATGTGTTATCCATCCAAGGGATAATGGTAGCTCCATTTCCTAGAGTAAAGGACATCATAATCAAAGGTGATGACAAGCCCCTCTTATGTAGGTTTAAAAATAGGATTCTGTTATTTGGACAAGTTGACCACAATATGTCCCCCTAACCCAGCTAGAGAATTGACAACATATTTGAAGGAGCACATCACATATTCATTCCTCCTATTCTCCCAGACTTATTGATATCAGAAGAATCCATATGGCAATCTCATCTGACGTTTCACAAAACATGATGACATATCAAATAAAGGAAACTTCTAAGTTCTAATACGCATGAATAAGGACGTAGGTCTAATCTCGGGTTATAATATGCATGGTGTTAAGCTCAATGGTTATCTTATGCATGACATTGACTCAACCAACTACACAGAAATTTGAAACCTAGTTGCATTTGCAATTCATGGATTATATAACGTAATTACAATATCAACTTAGCTTAGCTGATATAGGGATGAATGTTCAATTAgataaaatacttgaatcagaAAGAAGTTGATACGAATGCTTGATGGGAAACAATTGATATTAAAAAACTTGAGGTCCATTAGCAAACAATAGGAAACTGACCTTGTTCGGGTGCACATCATCAAAGACGTGAGCCTGACCACCATAAAATATAGTCATTTGTCGGCTGGCAGATGTTAATCCCTGTCGACTGTAACAAAGAAAAGAGCATCGaatttattctgttttttttttctttgcagaGCACAATAATCAAAAGCAAGAAACAAAGATCATATTATATTCACCTCGGAGGAACTAAAGGCTCGGGATCTGAATTATGAGCCCCAGTCTTAGGCCTGCCCCCACTTGGCACTATCGCAGATGAACCCTTTTCAGTGGGAACACCGCTAGCATTAATAGAACTCAAAATTCCAGGGCCTTTAATTCCAGTTCTAGATCCTTCATCGGCAGCTGCTTGAGAGATAACAGAAGGACCAACAGTTGTATCCTTGAACCTGTTTGAAGATACTTGATGCACAAAAGGCACAAAATGACCACCACGAGAAGCATACTGTACTGCTGAGGGGACAGACCGTTCCCATTTGGAAGCATTACCTTCGAGTCTGCTACCAGCGGGAGGCTGCAATATAACAGATGTAGAAGAAGGCCTCATTGACTTCATACCAAGGAATATTTCGTCCTCATTGGACCTTCTAGGTCGCTCTCCTCCAGCCCCATTGCGAAGCATCTGAAATacaaacaataaagaaaattatttagTACATATGAACGACTAATAACAACTAAagcttcactttcactttgagaAAAAAGAAGTAAAACACGATAAGATACAATATAGATGATATACCTTCATCAAATGCAAGCTCTCAAGAGATTCATGACCCATAAAGGCCGAATCTGAAAAACTTCTCTTACTTCCAGCCAAACTGTTGTTTATATCTGGCCCGGATATTTCACTCCTTGGACCATAGTATGGAATCCCCTCAAGATGATTACCAACCTGCCTTTCTACTAATTGATGAGAAAATGGATCAAACTTTTATATTGATTGAATCCCAATTACATGACGAGCATATGTAACGAGCTTGAAGATTAGGAATGTGGACATACCGATATAAAATGCATATTATTACAAGCAAAATGTACAACAAATAACTAACAACATTAGGAACCAAATCAAGGCATCACACAGAAAGCATAATCATTGGTCATCAAACACCATAAAGGCTTAACCTACCTTCAAAAGGTGAGACAAATCAGAGAACAACAAAATTCTCTACTGAAAATGAAACTATAACCCCTTATTTTTAAAGCTGCGTGGCTCAAAGTAAAATATTCAGAGAAAATATAAACATGGAGAGAGTAGGGATGACCTATGGAAGAAGCTACCAACTCTATTGGCTGCTGACCTCACAAAGAAACTAATCCATCATAAAAGACACCAACCCTTAACATTACACTAAAGACTTCCTGTTGTAATTAGCTAAATCGAACATGTGAAGAATCAAGCAGAgtccaaaacccaaaatcaaaactACCCATCAAACTGCAAAAATCATAATTTCCTATTCCATCATTCCCTAATGAGCCAAACCCTAGTGAAATTTACTCACAAGTTCAGCAAAACAACCCCATTTTACACTTTTAGCATAGAAGAAAATGaagcagagagagagagagagagagagagagagagaatctTTAAGGGGAAAATAGTGAAACTAACCAGAACCCAGATCGGAGGTGGAAGAGATGGGTCCACGGCCAGCACCACCACCACCAGAAGAAGCGGCGACGGAGGCTGAAGGAGACGGTGAAGCCTCTGAAAACCTTGCATCAGTGGCTTTAGGGGCTAAAACGACAGAGGAATTAGAAGGTTTCATTCCCAGGAAATCGTGAAACATTGCTGCTGGTTTTACTTGTTGGTGTTGCAGATGAGTTGGGGTGTTTGTAGTGTTGGCATTGTTGGTGTTGGTAGTTTTGCTTTGTTCAGCCATTTTCAGAACAGCAGCCATtccatcttcatcatcatcatcatcatcaccaatATAGACTccacatcatcatcatcattcatCTGCAGTTGTTGCTCCTCCACCATAGCCTagcttctctctctctctctctctctttgtcaAAAAGAGAAAGGGAAACTGAGAAAAGAGAGctcgatttttaaagaaaaaagataataaaaaaaggggaaaagacAGAGAGTGTGAGACACTCAGAACCAAAGGCCTTTTATGAGGAatgaagagagagaaaaagtgAGCATTAAAaagcaaaagttttttttttttcttgtgttcTCTCAGTTTTTACTGGGGGATTTTTTCCTCTGTTTGATCTTTGTCTTAATGTTGGGTTTTTTTCCATTCTTTTCAGTTTTTTctaacatataaacatatataaatatatatttaattattaaaagtttatttaaatGACTGTTAGTGTTTCGCACAAATAGTAAATTTTCTTTGAAGAAAGCTGAGTACAAAATTGATATTTTGTGAGTGTATTTGTTAGGAGTTtacaaaatacaattataatacatgattgattatttaaaattagaataatttaatataaatttcaaCTTATCCTACAAAATTTTATACATTGttaaaacttaaatttagaaTAATCTAATAAACAATATATCCATGATATTTTTGTGCCCGATAAAACTTCAATTTTAATGCTTAAAATGTAATTACTCTATTTACCTTTgctatattttcataataattaacttatgataatcaatatttaataatatatttatattgcatgataactttgaaattttaaatttaaatctcactcaaataaaataagtgtagatgaattaatttgaattgaattattccTTGAATTAGTTCTTCataataatgattttaattattaatactaATGATAAATGTTAATATGATGATaagttataatttaatccttacacACTTATGAGAGGAACAATAGGTGATAAAAGGGCTTGAATCCTAATATTATAAAGTAAAGTTTAAAAGATTTTTCTCTTGCTGATATATGGTATATActaatcatgttttttttttacattttattgaagtagataattttcaattttaatctttCAAATATGTTTAGATGTGGtttttaatccttatattttaatttctaatatgATTTGGTTTCTATgtgtttataatgttattaattagtttaatatttttataatgtaattaattaattcaaatagttaatatcattAACTTTTCAATTGAAATGTTAcgtgattatatatataatttgaaagtaaatttataaattcaaaaactaaaagaattaaattcttgaaaataaaagtaggattaaattctaaatgtatGAAGTGTAGAGATTTAGAGTCATTGTTATTTGAATCAGTAAGGGTATCAATTTAAAGAGTGACACTAGACCAATTGACCCGCAAACCAATACGGATTGAACCAAGCtaaaaaaatcgattgaattgattttttaaatattttttaataatttattcaatcaaatcATATGAATCAATGACCAGACCAGTTCAACTAccgatttaattttgaaaatattgcttagagtatattttaatttttaaaatttttctccaTAATTTGATATAACTAAATAATCAACCCATTTCGAAACCATGTGTAAATCATACTAATATAATTATAccaacatttttttttctcttatttcaattataaaaaaaataaaaaaaaataaatcatgacactaaattcaatatataactttgacaataatatttaatatatataatgcattaaTTTTTTACaagttattttaacattataattttaattttttcctacATTTTATTTGATTGGATTGGAATCTGTACTTCTCGAGAACTGTGTCAATCACCCCCAACgaagatattgaaattttgtaACGTTTAGCACATAAAAGTATTAAAGTGaggttttaataaatttttaaaaaatggtaaaTGAGGTtaatcattaaatcaaaattttgaaaattaaaaagattaaaatttaaactacGAAGAATAAAAGGATTTTTAACCTTAAAAGACAATGTTTGAATTTTAgcaagtaaattaattgttttagcATAAATGAATAATATTATTGCTGAGTAATGAAGAAATTAATTAAAGTTAGATTGCATGTCATTTTGGTTTTTGCAGAAAGTTAATAATGAATGTTATTTGTCAGCGTGTGTTCCATTTTTCAAACAATTCTTCGTAAATGTACTTTCAAATATTAATTGTGTTTTAGATCTTTGGAGTACGTCATAACTAAAGCCTTAAATAGTCTAGGGAATATCCGTTTCATTAATTTCTTGGAACTTGAAATTTGTCCCGTGGACAAATTATTACATCAACCCCTTTTTCACAGTTGAACATCATTTTTTAATATCTCATCTTTGTTTATTCTTTAACTGTAATAAACAAATTCCCTTACAAAAATAATAGCATAATTGAAGTGTACTACATAGATTTAGGCCTCTAGGTATTTTATTTGTGGGTGCCCACAATATCACAAGCCTAAGTTTATATGGTAAATAGTTTCAGATTTTCTCTCTTagatcttttttaaatttttagttgtcGGTTACGTAGTCGATCGTTCACTAATTTTTGTCAATTGTTTTCTTCTCATTTCAACCTTGGAACAGGTGGGAGTCTAAGACCTCATCATGCTTTTTGCCGGTTCTTTATTTTCCTTCCTTTATTGGGATTCATCTCAAGCGTTTTTCTGTTTGTTCACTAGTCGAGCTTATGGGTGGTTGTGGTTGCCTTCACCACTCGAATTCGTTACCCGTGTGGGAAAGGATGGAGGCTCAGTGTCAACACATtaaatctgaatttttttttggggggggggggtgggCGCTAAATCCACACTTGGTTTGGCTCCTCCTTATTTTCATCTTCTATTCAACTAGCTCAGTGGCTATTTGTGCCTGCTTTTATAACTTGGTGGCGATAGGCGGACATGACAATAGCAATGAAATGGTATTGCTAAGTTATAATAATGCTTGTCTTTTTAACTTAACAGTATGTACCAtcgaaaaaataattattcacatCTGTAATTAATTTTTGATCTTAGGTTCACTTTTGTGATATTGtaatatgtgaatttaaatttgtatagtaaaaaatagtaattttttaggTTTGTTTGTATTATaaactaaccccttttttttaaagcTCAAATTGcttaaaatacattattttaaaaaacagtAATATATAGGagtgttaaatttttatattgttagtAGACAGATATTGTCattttatttacataaaattatttatattttttaatatttcaataaaatattttatttaatttattaataatgtaTAAAAGATATTGTTGGTGGATAAAATATTGCGACTACTAGAAGATGGATCCGAaatctttcaataattattaagCATAAAAACTAAGCTAAAAACTTTGTACTTCCTTTCACTGTAAAAAAGGAAGAAACTTTCTTTTCAAGTTAGATTTATCATCATCTCTATTTACTTTTAAATggttaatgttttatttaaagtGAAATGTTGTTTCATAGGAAGTTTTAGGGttcgtttgtttacatgtaaaaggttttacggaaaatattttctgcattTTTCTATGTTTGTTTCACAGGAAATAGTTTTGTCAATGGAAAATGACTTATAGGTCAAggtaaaataagccattttctaGAAAAGAGTTCgtctatagataattttatttttatataaaaattaacttaaatcaaacttaatattattatattgataataaattttatttttatttttaaaaatatttaaaatattatattttttaatattattaataatacatatttaattatttatatttagtcatataataaattattaatataataaatataatttattaaaatatttcaattttattttaataataaattttaaaaataaataattttaa
The sequence above is drawn from the Gossypium hirsutum isolate 1008001.06 chromosome A05, Gossypium_hirsutum_v2.1, whole genome shotgun sequence genome and encodes:
- the LOC121202902 gene encoding protein TIFY 8 isoform X1, with protein sequence MAAVLKMAEQSKTTNTNNANTTNTPTHLQHQQVKPAAMFHDFLGMKPSNSSVVLAPKATDARFSEASPSPSASVAASSGGGGAGRGPISSTSDLGSVERQVGNHLEGIPYYGPRSEISGPDINNSLAGSKRSFSDSAFMGHESLESLHLMKMLRNGAGGERPRRSNEDEIFLGMKSMRPSSTSVILQPPAGSRLEGNASKWERSVPSAVQYASRGGHFVPFVHQVSSNRFKDTTVGPSVISQAAADEGSRTGIKGPGILSSINASGVPTEKGSSAIVPSGGRPKTGAHNSDPEPLVPPSRQGLTSASRQMTIFYGGQAHVFDDVHPNKADVIMALAGSNGGSWSTTYSPKSAVRTGENYAPGGEPEAVGSIAFSRELRGKMAVSGNASQATGSGERIPIQTGVPQGTIVMARDGRNLEAGTEDKREV
- the LOC121202902 gene encoding protein TIFY 8 isoform X2 is translated as MAAVLKMAEQSKTTNTNNANTTNTPTHLQHQQVKPAAMFHDFLGMKPSNSSVVLAPKATDARFSEASPSPSASVAASSGGGGAGRGPISSTSDLGSERQVGNHLEGIPYYGPRSEISGPDINNSLAGSKRSFSDSAFMGHESLESLHLMKMLRNGAGGERPRRSNEDEIFLGMKSMRPSSTSVILQPPAGSRLEGNASKWERSVPSAVQYASRGGHFVPFVHQVSSNRFKDTTVGPSVISQAAADEGSRTGIKGPGILSSINASGVPTEKGSSAIVPSGGRPKTGAHNSDPEPLVPPSRQGLTSASRQMTIFYGGQAHVFDDVHPNKADVIMALAGSNGGSWSTTYSPKSAVRTGENYAPGGEPEAVGSIAFSRELRGKMAVSGNASQATGSGERIPIQTGVPQGTIVMARDGRNLEAGTEDKREV
- the LOC121202902 gene encoding protein TIFY 8 isoform X6, with amino-acid sequence MAAVLKMAEQSKTTNTNNANTTNTPTHLQHQQVKPAAMFHDFLGMKPSNSSVVLAPKATDARFSEASPSPSASVAASSGGGGAGRGPISSTSDLGSERQVGNHLEGIPYYGPRSEISGPDINNSLAGSKRSFSDSAFMGHESLESLHLMKMLRNGAGGERPRRSNEDEIFLGMKSMRPSSTSVILQPPAGSRLEVSSNRFKDTTVGPSVISQAAADEGSRTGIKGPGILSSINASGVPTEKGSSAIVPSGGRPKTGAHNSDPEPLVPPSRQGLTSASRQMTIFYGGQAHVFDDVHPNKADVIMALAGSNGGSWSTTYSPKSAVRTGENYAPGGEPEAVGSIAFSRELRGKMAVSGNASQATGSGERIPIQTGVPQGTIVMARDGRNLEAGTEDKREV
- the LOC121202902 gene encoding protein TIFY 8 isoform X5 yields the protein MAAVLKMAEQSKTTNTNNANTTNTPTHLQHQQVKPAAMFHDFLGMKPSNSSVVLAPKATDARFSEASPSPSASVAASSGGGGAGRGPISSTSDLGSVERQVGNHLEGIPYYGPRSEISGPDINNSLAGSKRSFSDSAFMGHESLESLHLMKMLRNGAGGERPRRSNEDEIFLGMKSMRPSSTSVILQPPAGSRLEVSSNRFKDTTVGPSVISQAAADEGSRTGIKGPGILSSINASGVPTEKGSSAIVPSGGRPKTGAHNSDPEPLVPPSRQGLTSASRQMTIFYGGQAHVFDDVHPNKADVIMALAGSNGGSWSTTYSPKSAVRTGENYAPGGEPEAVGSIAFSRELRGKMAVSGNASQATGSGERIPIQTGVPQGTIVMARDGRNLEAGTEDKREV
- the LOC121202902 gene encoding protein TIFY 8 isoform X4 codes for the protein MAAVLKMAEQSKTTNTNNANTTNTPTHLQHQQVKPAAMFHDFLGMKPSNSSVVLAPKATDARFSEASPSPSASVAASSGGGGAGRGPISSTSDLGSERQVGNHLEGIPYYGPRSEISGPDINNSLAGSKRSFSDSAFMGHESLESLHLMKMLRNGAGGERPRRSNEDEIFLGMKSMRPSSTSVILQPPAGSRLEGNASKWERSVPSAVQYASRGGHFVPFVHQVSSNRFKDTTVGPSVISQAAADEGSRTGIKGPGILSSINASGVPTEKGSSAIVPSGGRPKTGAHNSDPEPLVPPSRQGLTSASRQMTIFYGGQAHVFDDVHPNKADVIMALAGSNGGSWSTTYSPKSAVRTGENYAPGGEPEAVGSIAFSRELRGKMAVSGNASQATGSGERIPIQTGLKYELCNCRGSSRHNCYG
- the LOC121202902 gene encoding protein TIFY 8 isoform X3 translates to MAAVLKMAEQSKTTNTNNANTTNTPTHLQHQQVKPAAMFHDFLGMKPSNSSVVLAPKATDARFSEASPSPSASVAASSGGGGAGRGPISSTSDLGSVERQVGNHLEGIPYYGPRSEISGPDINNSLAGSKRSFSDSAFMGHESLESLHLMKMLRNGAGGERPRRSNEDEIFLGMKSMRPSSTSVILQPPAGSRLEGNASKWERSVPSAVQYASRGGHFVPFVHQVSSNRFKDTTVGPSVISQAAADEGSRTGIKGPGILSSINASGVPTEKGSSAIVPSGGRPKTGAHNSDPEPLVPPSRQGLTSASRQMTIFYGGQAHVFDDVHPNKADVIMALAGSNGGSWSTTYSPKSAVRTGENYAPGGEPEAVGSIAFSRELRGKMAVSGNASQATGSGERIPIQTGLKYELCNCRGSSRHNCYG
- the LOC121202902 gene encoding protein TIFY 8 isoform X7 yields the protein MAAVLKMAEQSKTTNTNNANTTNTPTHLQHQQVKPAAMFHDFLGMKPSNSSVVLAPKATDARFSEASPSPSASVAASSGGGGAGRGPISSTSDLGSERQVGNHLEGIPYYGPRSEISGPDINNSLAGSKRSFSDSAFMGHESLESLHLMKMLRNGAGGERPRRSNEDEIFLGMKSMRPSSTSVILQPPAGSRLEVSSNRFKDTTVGPSVISQAAADEGSRTGIKGPGILSSINASGVPTEKGSSAIVPSGGRPKTGAHNSDPEPLVPPSRQGLTSASRQMTIFYGGQAHVFDDVHPNKADVIMALAGSNGGSWSTTYSPKSAVRTGENYAPGGEPEAVGSIAFSRELRGKMAVSGNASQATGSGERIPIQTGLKYELCNCRGSSRHNCYG